The proteins below are encoded in one region of Clostridium pasteurianum DSM 525 = ATCC 6013:
- the rsmI gene encoding 16S rRNA (cytidine(1402)-2'-O)-methyltransferase codes for MSGKLYLVGTPIGNLKDITLRALDTLKECDIVAAEDTRQTLKLLNYFSIKKAMISYHKFNENDKSNEIIDLLLQDKNIALVSDAGMPGISDPGSVVIKKCIENNIPFEVIPGATALITALIYSGIDSNKFIFRGFLPRENKDKKRLLEEIKNYRETIIIYEAPHRLKKTMEIIMDVLGNRNIAICRELTKLHEEIYRGSIEKAIEYYDEKQPRGEYVLIISGKSDEDIERENKNKWDSLTIEDHILSYMNKGFTKKEAIKLTAKERCIPKSEVYKYSLKI; via the coding sequence ATGTCAGGAAAATTATATTTAGTTGGAACACCTATAGGAAATTTAAAAGATATTACTTTAAGAGCACTGGATACCTTAAAGGAATGCGACATAGTTGCAGCAGAGGATACTAGGCAAACTCTGAAACTTCTAAATTATTTTTCTATAAAGAAGGCTATGATAAGTTATCATAAATTTAATGAAAATGATAAATCTAATGAAATTATTGATCTGCTTTTACAGGATAAAAATATAGCATTAGTAAGTGATGCAGGTATGCCTGGAATATCTGATCCGGGAAGTGTGGTTATAAAGAAATGTATAGAGAACAATATTCCTTTTGAGGTGATTCCAGGGGCTACGGCACTTATTACGGCGCTTATATATTCAGGTATTGATAGTAATAAGTTTATTTTTAGAGGATTTTTACCTAGGGAAAATAAAGATAAAAAGAGATTATTAGAGGAGATAAAAAACTATAGAGAAACTATTATAATTTATGAGGCGCCGCATAGACTAAAAAAAACTATGGAAATCATCATGGATGTTTTGGGAAATAGAAATATAGCCATATGTAGGGAACTAACTAAATTACATGAAGAGATATATAGAGGTTCTATAGAGAAAGCAATTGAATATTATGATGAAAAACAACCTAGAGGAGAATATGTGCTGATAATATCCGGAAAAAGTGATGAAGATATTGAGAGGGAAAATAAGAATAAATGGGACAGTTTAACAATAGAAGACCATATATTATCTTATATGAATAAAGGATTTACTAAAAAAGAGGCTATAAAACTAACGGCAAAAGAAAGATGTATTCCTAAATCTGAGGTGTATAAATACTCTTTAAAAATATAA
- a CDS encoding PSP1 domain-containing protein translates to MVTVVGIRFKKAGKIYYFSPQENVIDSGNNVIVETARGIEFGNCVIGPKQVSEDKIVLPLKNVIRKANKDDEKKYLENKNKEKDAFNICLEKIQKHNLVMKLIDVEYTFDNNKIIFYFTAEGRVDFRDLVKDLASVFRTRIELRQIGVRDEAKMIGGLGPCGRPMCCSVHLGDFAPVSIKMAKEQNLSLNPTKISGICGRLMCCLNYEQNTYEDIRKRLPKVSSIVKTEYGKGEVISNSVVNESVKVKVKNEDGEDVVREISIKEVSLISGAFEGVVDEADIKLEIDGEDEKFIKDLFKPD, encoded by the coding sequence ATGGTAACAGTTGTAGGAATACGATTTAAGAAGGCTGGTAAGATATATTATTTTTCTCCTCAAGAAAATGTTATAGACAGTGGAAATAATGTTATAGTGGAAACTGCACGAGGAATAGAATTTGGTAATTGTGTTATAGGGCCTAAACAGGTTAGTGAGGATAAAATAGTTTTACCTTTGAAAAATGTTATAAGAAAAGCTAATAAAGATGATGAAAAAAAGTATTTAGAAAATAAGAATAAAGAGAAGGATGCTTTTAATATTTGCTTAGAAAAGATACAAAAACATAATTTGGTTATGAAACTTATTGACGTAGAATATACTTTTGATAATAATAAGATAATATTTTATTTTACTGCTGAGGGACGAGTTGACTTTAGAGATTTAGTAAAGGATTTAGCATCAGTTTTTAGAACAAGAATTGAACTTAGGCAGATAGGGGTTAGAGATGAAGCCAAAATGATAGGTGGATTGGGCCCTTGTGGAAGACCAATGTGTTGTTCGGTGCACTTGGGGGATTTTGCCCCAGTGTCTATAAAAATGGCTAAGGAACAAAATCTATCACTTAATCCTACTAAAATATCGGGAATCTGTGGAAGGCTTATGTGCTGTCTTAACTATGAACAGAACACTTATGAAGATATAAGAAAAAGACTCCCAAAGGTATCTTCTATTGTTAAAACTGAATATGGTAAAGGAGAAGTAATATCAAATAGTGTAGTTAATGAAAGTGTAAAAGTAAAAGTGAAAAATGAGGATGGAGAAGATGTTGTTAGAGAAATTTCTATAAAAGAAGTTTCTCTAATATCTGGGGCCTTTGAAGGTGTTGTTGATGAAGCAGATATCAAACTAGAAATCGATGGAGAAGATGAGAAATTTATAAAAGATTTATTTAAGCCAGATTAA
- a CDS encoding DUF362 domain-containing protein produces MAYKIADSCVSCGACASECPVNAISQGDSIFVIDADTCIDCGNCANVCPVGAPVQE; encoded by the coding sequence ATGGCATATAAAATCGCTGATTCATGTGTAAGCTGTGGCGCTTGTGCTTCAGAATGTCCAGTTAATGCTATAAGTCAAGGAGATTCTATATTCGTTATAGATGCCGATACTTGTATCGACTGTGGTAACTGTGCTAACGTTTGTCCAGTTGGAGCACCAGTACAAGAATAA
- a CDS encoding aminotransferase class I/II-fold pyridoxal phosphate-dependent enzyme, producing MSKLPLVDGVLEYLREKNLMFCMPGHKNGKGFNNTDIGKELYENFIKADITEVDGVDNLHHSDGIIKEAQNMLRDLYGSKKSYFLINGSTSGNLAMIFSCFNEGEKVIVERSCHRSIFNGIIMRKLEPVYIKNKIDNKFGLQLSIDENYLIKLFDENLDAKGIIVTYPNYYGICCNLKFIIKEANKRGMKVLIDSAHGAHFGIHNELPESAVKLGGDFVVMSSHKTLPSLTQTAYLHIGDKVDTEKVDFYVSAFLSTSPSYMLMCSMDYARYYLEERGKDEYKKLIDICNYYRKKINALEGFYIVSKEDLQNKEDIDVTRYVLNVEEGFSGYKLYKYLKSKKIQPEMCDYRNVVLIFSTFNTEDEFKFLYKVLCDCNLEDIKDYNFHMIESTIGHMKIKPFEAVEREYTLINYNEACGKVCKEAIIPYPPGVPLILPGEIIDDCIINFIEYYLYNKCTVLGINQEKKIKVII from the coding sequence TTGTCAAAATTACCACTTGTAGATGGTGTGCTTGAGTACTTAAGAGAAAAAAATCTAATGTTCTGTATGCCTGGTCATAAGAATGGAAAGGGATTTAATAATACAGATATAGGAAAAGAATTATATGAAAATTTTATAAAAGCTGATATCACTGAAGTTGACGGAGTAGATAATTTACATCATTCAGATGGTATAATTAAAGAAGCACAAAATATGTTACGAGATTTATATGGAAGTAAAAAATCTTATTTTTTAATTAATGGAAGTACTAGTGGCAATTTAGCTATGATATTTTCCTGCTTTAATGAGGGGGAAAAAGTAATAGTAGAGAGAAGTTGTCATAGATCTATTTTTAATGGGATAATAATGAGAAAACTTGAGCCTGTATATATAAAGAATAAAATTGATAATAAATTTGGTTTACAATTGTCTATAGATGAGAATTATTTAATAAAATTATTTGATGAAAATTTAGATGCAAAAGGTATTATAGTCACTTATCCTAATTACTATGGCATATGTTGTAACTTAAAATTTATTATAAAAGAAGCAAATAAAAGAGGTATGAAGGTACTTATAGATAGTGCTCATGGAGCTCATTTTGGAATTCATAATGAGCTGCCTGAAAGTGCTGTAAAGTTAGGGGGGGATTTTGTTGTTATGAGTTCTCATAAAACACTTCCCAGCCTTACACAAACAGCCTATTTACATATTGGTGATAAAGTTGATACAGAAAAAGTAGATTTTTATGTTAGTGCATTTTTAAGTACAAGCCCTTCTTATATGTTGATGTGTTCAATGGATTATGCACGATATTATTTAGAAGAAAGGGGAAAAGATGAATACAAAAAATTAATTGATATATGTAATTATTATAGAAAAAAAATAAATGCATTAGAAGGATTTTATATTGTTTCTAAAGAAGATTTACAGAATAAAGAGGATATTGATGTAACAAGATATGTTTTAAATGTAGAAGAAGGATTTAGTGGTTATAAGCTATATAAATATTTAAAAAGTAAAAAGATACAGCCCGAAATGTGTGATTATCGTAATGTAGTTTTAATATTTTCTACATTTAATACAGAAGATGAATTTAAATTTCTTTATAAAGTACTCTGTGATTGTAATCTTGAAGATATAAAAGATTATAATTTTCATATGATAGAGAGCACTATAGGTCATATGAAAATTAAGCCTTTTGAGGCTGTGGAGAGGGAATATACATTGATAAATTATAATGAAGCATGCGGGAAAGTATGTAAAGAAGCTATTATTCCTTATCCTCCAGGAGTACCACTTATATTACCAGGAGAAATTATAGATGATTGTATAATAAATTTTATAGAATACTATTTATATAACAAATGTACTGTTCTAGGTATTAATCAGGAGAAAAAAATTAAAGTTATTATTTAA
- a CDS encoding CidA/LrgA family protein — protein sequence MKLLRQLCIIVIICFIGSFLSTILKLPIPGNVLGLIILLVCLCTGVIKLDKIDLISKFLLDHLAFFFLPAGVGLIASYGIIKNTWPILLIICFISTIVIMAVTSLVVTILRRKGADSK from the coding sequence ATGAAACTTTTAAGGCAATTATGCATAATTGTCATAATATGCTTTATTGGCAGCTTTTTAAGTACTATTTTAAAATTGCCAATACCAGGTAATGTTCTTGGTCTTATAATTTTACTAGTATGCCTTTGTACTGGTGTTATAAAACTTGACAAAATTGATTTAATAAGTAAATTTTTACTTGACCATTTGGCTTTCTTCTTTTTACCGGCTGGAGTTGGACTTATTGCATCCTATGGAATTATCAAAAACACTTGGCCTATTCTTTTAATTATATGTTTTATATCAACTATAGTAATAATGGCTGTTACCAGTTTAGTAGTAACTATTTTAAGGAGAAAAGGAGCTGATTCAAAATGA
- a CDS encoding LrgB family protein, translated as MNSIISSPIFSVMISLIAFEIGCFLYKKTNFPLLNPLLIAITIVIILLKVFGISIETYNKGGDLINFFLTPSTVILAVPLYKKLQLLKENAVPIIIGILIGSLTGMCCIILLCRIFLIPKNIDLSLIPKSVTTPIGMEVSRQLGGIPPITVAAIIITGIIGAVVGPVVFKALKIKDPIAKGIALGTSSHAIGTTKAIEMGEVEGAMSSLAIGVAGLLTVILAPLISNIFSSLMQ; from the coding sequence ATGAATTCAATAATTAGCTCACCTATTTTTTCTGTTATGATTTCTTTAATAGCTTTTGAAATAGGCTGTTTTCTGTATAAGAAGACAAACTTTCCATTATTAAATCCATTACTTATTGCAATTACAATAGTAATAATTTTACTTAAAGTCTTTGGTATAAGTATAGAAACCTATAACAAAGGTGGAGATTTAATTAACTTCTTTTTAACTCCATCCACAGTTATACTAGCAGTTCCTCTTTATAAAAAATTGCAGCTTTTAAAAGAAAATGCAGTTCCTATAATAATTGGAATATTAATTGGTTCATTAACAGGTATGTGTTGTATAATATTGCTTTGTCGTATATTCCTTATTCCTAAGAATATAGATTTATCATTAATACCAAAATCAGTTACGACTCCTATAGGTATGGAGGTTTCAAGACAACTTGGAGGAATTCCTCCGATAACAGTTGCTGCTATAATTATAACTGGAATTATAGGTGCAGTGGTCGGTCCAGTTGTTTTTAAAGCTTTAAAGATTAAAGATCCAATAGCTAAAGGCATTGCATTAGGCACTTCATCTCACGCTATAGGTACTACTAAAGCTATAGAAATGGGAGAAGTAGAAGGTGCAATGAGCAGTTTGGCAATCGGTGTAGCAGGTCTCTTAACAGTTATACTTGCACCTTTAATATCAAATATATTTAGTTCACTTATGCAATAA
- a CDS encoding motility protein A — protein MAISTIVFLIMCFGALIGSFLLDGGHLTALIALAPAIIVFGGTIGAVGVSFPGNEIKNIGKVLKVALSDRKVNTISLIRYFKNIAFKTRKEGLLSIEEMISADKDIDPFMKKGLQMVVDGIDPQTVKNTLELSADLIEERHRVGIAMLEAAGGFAPTMGITGTVTGLVHVLNNLSDPTQLGGLIAGAFIATLYGIGSANFIWLPLGTKLKELNFQEMLEKNLIIEAILCIQEGVNPNTLEEKLKGFLDKKQLEEYNQGESGEQEQ, from the coding sequence ATGGCTATATCTACTATAGTATTTTTAATTATGTGCTTTGGTGCGTTAATTGGATCATTTCTTCTTGATGGAGGACATTTAACAGCTCTTATTGCATTAGCACCAGCTATAATTGTGTTTGGAGGTACTATTGGTGCAGTCGGTGTCTCATTTCCGGGAAATGAAATTAAAAATATAGGAAAAGTTTTAAAAGTTGCTTTAAGCGATAGAAAGGTAAATACTATAAGCCTTATAAGATATTTTAAAAATATTGCATTTAAGACTAGAAAAGAAGGCCTTCTCAGTATTGAGGAAATGATTTCAGCAGATAAGGATATAGATCCATTTATGAAAAAAGGACTTCAGATGGTAGTAGATGGAATAGATCCTCAGACAGTTAAAAATACTCTTGAACTTAGTGCTGATCTTATTGAAGAGAGACATAGAGTTGGTATAGCTATGCTGGAAGCAGCAGGCGGATTTGCACCTACTATGGGTATAACAGGTACTGTTACAGGTCTTGTGCATGTTTTAAATAATCTATCAGATCCTACTCAACTTGGAGGGCTTATTGCGGGGGCATTTATAGCGACCCTTTACGGTATAGGATCTGCCAACTTTATATGGCTGCCACTTGGTACTAAATTAAAGGAATTAAATTTTCAGGAGATGTTGGAAAAAAATTTAATAATAGAGGCAATACTTTGCATTCAAGAAGGAGTTAATCCAAATACTCTGGAAGAAAAGTTAAAGGGATTTTTAGATAAAAAGCAGTTAGAAGAATATAATCAAGGTGAAAGTGGTGAACAAGAACAATGA
- a CDS encoding cyclic-di-AMP receptor, translating into MKLIIAMVQDDDAGDLIHVLTEENFRVTKLATTGGFLKAGNTTLMIGVDEKDVDKVLGIIEEECKTREQVITSPSPVEGATGVYVPYPIDVQIGGATIFVVDVDKFIKI; encoded by the coding sequence ATGAAGCTTATTATTGCTATGGTACAAGATGATGATGCTGGTGATTTAATACATGTATTAACTGAAGAAAATTTTCGTGTAACTAAACTTGCAACTACGGGAGGGTTTTTAAAAGCAGGAAACACAACTCTTATGATAGGAGTGGATGAAAAAGATGTTGATAAGGTGCTTGGAATTATAGAAGAAGAATGTAAAACAAGAGAACAAGTTATAACTTCACCTTCACCAGTAGAAGGAGCAACAGGAGTATATGTGCCGTATCCCATTGATGTACAAATTGGTGGAGCTACTATTTTTGTAGTAGATGTAGATAAATTTATAAAGATTTGA
- a CDS encoding OmpA/MotB family protein, protein MRKKKPQEHVNTERYMLTYSDMITLLMMFFIVMYASSNVDAVKYKQISDSFKIAFSGGHTIVGSGDSMDARKNKQTTKQDNVNEKVNEVQDEANELQKVKQTIDNYIKQNNMTGNVSTEIEERGLIVSVKDTLFFDSGKADVKPEFQKKIIEIGNILNSIDNYIRIEGHTDNVPISNYRYMDNLDLSTARANAVLRILQNQAHVNAKRLTSMGYGEQRPVSDNNTEAGRAKNRRVDIVVIDSKYNATEDNSKK, encoded by the coding sequence ATGAGAAAAAAGAAGCCACAAGAACATGTTAATACAGAAAGATATATGCTTACCTATTCTGATATGATAACTCTTTTAATGATGTTTTTTATAGTAATGTATGCTTCAAGTAATGTAGATGCAGTGAAGTATAAACAAATATCTGATTCATTTAAAATTGCCTTTAGTGGCGGGCATACCATTGTTGGAAGTGGTGATTCTATGGATGCTAGAAAAAACAAGCAAACAACTAAACAAGATAATGTAAATGAGAAAGTTAATGAAGTACAGGATGAAGCTAATGAACTACAAAAAGTAAAACAAACTATAGATAATTATATAAAGCAAAATAATATGACTGGAAATGTAAGTACTGAAATAGAGGAGAGAGGCCTTATAGTAAGTGTAAAAGATACGTTGTTTTTTGATTCAGGAAAAGCAGATGTAAAACCTGAGTTCCAAAAGAAAATTATAGAAATAGGTAATATATTAAATTCTATTGACAATTATATAAGAATAGAAGGCCATACAGATAATGTACCTATAAGTAATTATAGATATATGGATAATTTAGATTTATCTACGGCAAGAGCCAATGCAGTACTTAGGATTTTACAAAATCAGGCTCATGTAAATGCCAAAAGGCTTACATCTATGGGATATGGGGAGCAGAGGCCTGTATCAGATAATAATACAGAGGCTGGCAGGGCTAAGAATAGAAGAGTAGATATAGTTGTAATTGATAGTAAATATAATGCTACAGAAGACAATAGTAAAAAGTAG
- a CDS encoding tRNA1(Val) (adenine(37)-N6)-methyltransferase, with amino-acid sequence MSLLREDETLDDLQLKGIFVIQKKNAFRFGVDAVLLANFAKIKRNMTVIDLCSGTGIIPFIISAKTKASNILGIEIQEDMADMANRSVIYNKLNDKIKFIQGDIKNSNLIKSITKTDVITVNPPYKLQNSGILNINDKNAIARHEVCCNLEDVIVASRKLLKDNGKMFMVHRPERLADILCLMREYKIEPKVIQMIHPSVNKAPNIVLIEGQRDGGKFLKWMEPIYIHNHDGSYSTQIEKIYGRE; translated from the coding sequence TTGAGTTTACTGAGAGAAGATGAAACATTAGATGATTTACAGCTTAAAGGAATTTTTGTTATACAGAAAAAGAATGCATTTAGATTTGGAGTAGATGCGGTACTTTTAGCTAATTTTGCTAAGATAAAGAGAAATATGACAGTAATAGATTTATGCTCAGGAACTGGTATAATTCCTTTTATAATTTCAGCTAAAACAAAAGCTTCAAATATATTGGGTATAGAAATTCAAGAGGATATGGCAGATATGGCTAACAGATCTGTAATTTATAATAAATTAAATGATAAGATTAAATTTATACAGGGTGATATTAAAAATAGCAACCTTATTAAAAGTATTACAAAAACAGATGTAATCACAGTAAATCCTCCATATAAACTTCAAAATTCAGGTATATTAAATATTAATGATAAAAATGCTATAGCAAGGCATGAGGTATGTTGTAATTTAGAAGATGTAATAGTGGCATCGAGAAAGCTTTTAAAAGATAATGGAAAGATGTTTATGGTTCATAGACCAGAAAGATTAGCAGATATACTGTGTCTTATGAGAGAGTATAAGATAGAGCCTAAGGTTATACAAATGATACATCCCAGTGTAAATAAAGCACCTAATATAGTTTTAATAGAAGGGCAAAGAGATGGAGGTAAATTTCTTAAGTGGATGGAACCTATATACATACATAATCATGATGGAAGCTATAGCACTCAAATAGAAAAAATCTATGGAAGAGAATAA
- a CDS encoding sigma factor G inhibitor Gin: protein MKKQSCIICGKPLTDGIIVNGKGICKSCEERLINLEPGNDFYEYYKESIRKNMIQTRGAEYNCQNYHL, encoded by the coding sequence ATGAAAAAACAAAGCTGTATTATATGTGGAAAGCCTCTAACTGATGGTATAATAGTTAATGGCAAAGGTATTTGTAAGTCTTGCGAAGAAAGATTAATTAATTTAGAGCCTGGAAATGATTTTTACGAATACTATAAAGAATCAATAAGAAAAAACATGATTCAAACAAGAGGAGCTGAATATAATTGTCAAAATTACCACTTGTAG
- a CDS encoding heavy-metal-associated domain-containing protein yields MKSILRICNMRTLKDVSLVRNSIASNEGVVACQINKDKGEIEIVYDAYSLNIDKVIEAIEDLGFTVI; encoded by the coding sequence ATGAAATCCATTCTTAGAATTTGTAATATGAGAACATTAAAAGATGTTAGTTTAGTAAGAAATTCCATAGCTTCTAATGAAGGGGTTGTTGCTTGCCAGATCAATAAAGATAAAGGCGAGATCGAGATAGTATATGATGCATATTCTTTAAATATAGATAAAGTTATAGAAGCAATAGAAGATTTAGGATTTACTGTAATATAA
- a CDS encoding PTS sugar transporter subunit IIA → MLNIFRDTFQVMSPVNGNIVNLTNVPDRMFSEEIVGKGIAVDPLEDIIRSPIDGKIKLIFDTNHAFVVTSKKGIELLVHIGIDTIELNGEGFKRLVKEGDFVKTGDPIIKINRQEIVNKGYKLTTLVVITNLENVKDVICTRDTCVFGSKNFIMTYKIK, encoded by the coding sequence ATGCTTAATATATTTAGGGACACTTTTCAAGTTATGTCGCCGGTTAATGGAAATATAGTAAATTTAACTAATGTTCCAGACAGAATGTTTTCAGAGGAAATAGTAGGAAAAGGAATAGCTGTAGACCCATTAGAGGATATAATAAGATCACCAATAGATGGAAAAATAAAACTTATATTTGATACAAATCATGCTTTTGTTGTTACCAGTAAAAAAGGAATAGAACTATTAGTTCATATTGGTATAGATACTATAGAGCTTAATGGAGAAGGTTTTAAAAGACTGGTAAAAGAAGGGGACTTCGTAAAAACAGGAGATCCTATTATAAAAATAAATAGACAAGAAATTGTAAATAAGGGATATAAACTTACTACATTGGTAGTTATTACAAATTTAGAAAATGTAAAAGACGTAATTTGTACGAGAGATACTTGTGTGTTTGGTAGTAAAAATTTTATTATGACTTATAAGATTAAATAA
- a CDS encoding DNA polymerase III subunit delta' → MQLSNIVGHTHIRKNFIDSIKLGNFSHACLISGEDGIGKSFVALEAAINIIGKECYKQYADIIECRIADNKKSISVDQIREIIEEANRKPYEGNRKVIIIHNSDKMTIQAQNAFLKTIEEPPEGVFILLLCENQENILDTIKSRCQIYKLKKLSEDEIDKFICNKYPDIDEDEKKAVKAFADGIPGRIVDFIDNDLFKEMREKLINILANINDEDMENFLKNEEFLTKSKDMWQEVLTCLLSYIRDIIVYKETGISKFIINLDKILYIKKLAEVFSYNKLNSIIDIINNAKSNLESNVNVSMTYHIMLLNMKEAK, encoded by the coding sequence ATGCAACTTAGCAATATAGTAGGACATACACATATTAGAAAAAATTTCATTGATTCCATAAAATTAGGAAATTTTTCTCATGCATGCTTGATAAGTGGTGAAGATGGTATAGGTAAAAGTTTTGTTGCACTTGAGGCTGCCATTAATATTATAGGAAAAGAATGTTATAAACAATATGCAGATATAATAGAGTGTAGAATAGCAGATAATAAAAAATCTATTTCTGTGGATCAAATTAGGGAGATAATAGAAGAAGCAAATAGAAAGCCTTATGAGGGAAATAGAAAAGTTATAATAATTCATAATTCTGATAAAATGACAATTCAGGCACAAAATGCTTTTTTAAAGACTATAGAGGAGCCTCCAGAAGGGGTATTTATATTATTGTTATGTGAAAACCAAGAAAATATTTTAGATACAATTAAATCCAGATGTCAAATTTACAAATTAAAAAAATTGAGTGAAGATGAAATAGATAAGTTTATTTGTAATAAATATCCTGATATTGATGAAGATGAAAAAAAAGCGGTTAAAGCTTTTGCGGATGGAATCCCTGGAAGGATAGTGGATTTTATTGATAATGATTTATTTAAGGAAATGAGAGAAAAATTAATTAATATACTGGCTAATATAAATGATGAAGATATGGAAAATTTTCTTAAAAACGAAGAATTTCTTACAAAATCCAAAGATATGTGGCAAGAGGTTTTAACTTGTCTATTATCTTATATAAGGGACATTATAGTATATAAAGAAACTGGAATAAGTAAGTTTATTATAAATTTGGATAAAATTTTATATATAAAAAAATTAGCAGAGGTATTTTCATATAATAAACTTAATAGTATTATTGATATTATAAACAATGCTAAAAGTAATCTGGAGAGTAATGTAAATGTGTCTATGACCTATCATATAATGCTGCTTAATATGAAAGAAGCCAAATAA
- a CDS encoding guanylate kinase, translated as MGKIFCLLGKSGSGKDTIFKRLIDKKVLNLKAIIPYTTRPKREKETNGIEYYFIDEDKLNNYKNMGKVIEIREYNTVNGIWYYSTIDDGQIDGNNNGYLIITTLEAYVSLQNYFGKDKVVPIYITLDDGIRLERALKREREQEKPNYSEMCRRFLADERDFSESKLKSAGIKKVYYNYEINECINDIKKSILSYY; from the coding sequence ATGGGTAAAATATTTTGTCTGCTAGGAAAAAGCGGATCAGGTAAGGATACAATATTTAAAAGATTAATAGATAAAAAAGTTTTGAATTTAAAAGCTATAATTCCGTATACGACAAGACCAAAAAGAGAAAAAGAAACTAATGGAATAGAGTATTACTTTATTGATGAAGATAAATTAAATAATTATAAAAATATGGGTAAGGTTATAGAAATAAGAGAATATAATACTGTAAACGGAATATGGTATTATTCTACCATAGATGATGGACAAATTGATGGTAATAATAACGGTTATCTTATAATAACTACTTTGGAAGCATATGTAAGTCTTCAAAACTATTTTGGTAAAGATAAAGTAGTACCAATTTATATTACTTTAGATGATGGTATCAGATTGGAAAGAGCTCTGAAAAGAGAAAGAGAACAGGAAAAACCTAATTATAGTGAAATGTGCAGAAGATTTCTTGCTGATGAAAGAGATTTTAGTGAAAGCAAATTAAAGTCTGCAGGAATTAAAAAAGTATATTATAATTATGAAATTAATGAATGTATAAATGACATAAAAAAAAGTATTTTAAGTTATTATTGA